Proteins from a single region of Runella sp. SP2:
- a CDS encoding inorganic pyrophosphatase has protein sequence MKSVYKSHPWHGIPIGENAPETLTAFIEIVPTDTVKYEIDKTTGYLKIDRPQKYSNIVPALYGFVPKTYCGDTIAEYARQQSGRNDIKEGDGDPLDICVLSESNIPHGDIICQAIPIGGLRLIDKGEADDKIIAVLKDDLLYSKYRDISELPRSVVNRLQHYFLTYKNLPGEPMTCEIANVYGREEAHQVIRNSVTDYLNNFGML, from the coding sequence TTGAAAAGCGTTTATAAGTCTCACCCTTGGCATGGTATTCCCATCGGTGAAAATGCCCCAGAAACTTTAACGGCCTTTATTGAAATTGTACCTACGGATACGGTTAAGTACGAAATCGACAAAACAACGGGTTATCTGAAAATTGACCGCCCGCAAAAATATTCTAACATTGTTCCTGCCCTCTATGGTTTTGTTCCAAAAACCTACTGCGGCGATACCATTGCTGAATATGCACGCCAGCAGTCGGGACGTAATGACATCAAAGAAGGCGACGGAGACCCGTTGGATATTTGTGTGTTGAGCGAAAGCAACATCCCTCACGGAGATATTATTTGTCAAGCGATTCCTATTGGTGGCTTGCGTTTGATTGATAAAGGTGAAGCCGACGATAAAATCATTGCGGTGTTGAAAGATGATTTGCTCTACAGCAAATACCGTGACATTAGCGAGCTTCCTCGTAGCGTAGTTAACCGCCTTCAACACTACTTCCTGACCTACAAAAACTTGCCAGGCGAACCAATGACCTGCGAAATTGCCAATGTATATGGTCGGGAAGAAGCGCATCAAGTGATTCGCAATTCGGTAACGGATTACTTGAATAATTTCGGAATGCTTTAA
- a CDS encoding lysophospholipid acyltransferase family protein, which produces MRFLSWIGYLPLSVLYLLSDFVYFLLYYVVGYRKKLVFKHLQHAFPEKSPKETKQIARKFYQHLADIFVETLKLPHLSVAEIQQRVEVQNIELLQGFIAKNQPFLSFGAHTANWEWVPASLTTRGIPVDAVYKTLTNEKSDKFMQSLRASFGVHLIPMPRLMREIVTRKHLPRLIGLVADQSPHSPEHAHWFSFLHQDTAFFPGTEKIARATEMPIVFADIYRKRRGYYAVSFQLIGLPPYQSLSDGRITEMYKSKLEESIRQHPSDWLWSHNRWKHKRK; this is translated from the coding sequence ATGAGATTTTTGAGTTGGATAGGGTATTTGCCTCTGTCGGTGCTGTATCTATTGTCAGATTTTGTGTATTTTCTGCTTTATTACGTTGTCGGTTACCGCAAAAAACTTGTTTTCAAGCATCTTCAACACGCATTTCCTGAAAAATCACCAAAGGAAACCAAGCAAATTGCCCGAAAATTTTACCAACATTTAGCCGATATTTTCGTAGAAACGCTCAAACTTCCTCACCTTTCCGTTGCCGAAATTCAACAGCGGGTAGAAGTTCAAAACATTGAGCTATTACAAGGTTTTATTGCTAAAAATCAGCCTTTTTTATCGTTTGGAGCGCACACGGCCAACTGGGAATGGGTTCCCGCAAGTTTGACAACGCGCGGAATTCCTGTAGATGCCGTTTATAAAACGTTGACCAATGAAAAATCTGATAAATTTATGCAGTCTTTACGCGCCTCGTTTGGAGTTCACCTGATTCCGATGCCACGGTTGATGCGCGAAATTGTTACCAGAAAACACCTACCAAGGCTCATTGGGCTTGTAGCGGACCAATCGCCCCACTCTCCTGAACACGCGCATTGGTTTTCTTTTTTGCATCAAGATACCGCTTTTTTCCCTGGAACAGAAAAAATAGCACGAGCGACCGAAATGCCAATCGTTTTTGCGGATATTTATCGAAAACGGCGCGGCTATTATGCGGTTTCTTTTCAACTTATTGGCCTGCCGCCCTATCAGTCGCTTTCGGATGGGAGAATTACGGAAATGTATAAGAGTAAATTAGAAGAAAGTATTCGCCAACATCCGTCGGATTGGCTCTGGTCGCACAATCGCTGGAAACACAAACGAAAATAA
- a CDS encoding WbqC family protein, which yields MSVRIELQYLPSLDYFACLLKYGEVSLEAQEHFVKQTYRNRCHILAANGVDTLIVPVIHSAPKMPIREVKIDYSQGWVRRHWGAIVAAYGKAPYFEYFGSDFERVYLKKPTFLFDLNWELLTICLKLLRQKPTIRLTEVFETSLPEGHFDALSQISPKNLSGHNIFSKPVVYQQNFGTEFVPNLSILDLLMCQGADATRLLKQSVKVE from the coding sequence TTGTCAGTACGAATAGAGTTACAATATTTACCGAGTCTCGATTATTTTGCCTGTTTATTGAAATACGGTGAGGTGTCACTTGAAGCTCAGGAGCATTTTGTGAAGCAAACTTACCGAAATCGGTGCCATATTTTGGCCGCTAACGGCGTTGATACACTCATTGTTCCCGTAATTCATTCAGCGCCCAAAATGCCGATTCGTGAAGTGAAAATTGATTATTCACAAGGTTGGGTACGGAGGCATTGGGGGGCCATTGTGGCGGCTTATGGGAAAGCACCCTATTTTGAGTATTTTGGAAGTGATTTTGAACGGGTGTATCTCAAAAAGCCAACATTTTTGTTTGACCTCAATTGGGAGTTGCTGACAATCTGTCTGAAATTACTGCGGCAAAAACCGACAATACGGCTGACGGAGGTGTTTGAAACGAGCCTTCCCGAGGGGCATTTTGACGCACTGTCACAGATTTCCCCCAAAAATCTATCGGGGCACAACATTTTCAGTAAACCCGTTGTTTATCAACAAAATTTCGGAACTGAGTTTGTTCCTAATTTGAGTATTCTTGACTTGCTGATGTGCCAAGGAGCAGATGCAACGCGTTTGCTGAAACAGTCGGTAAAAGTGGAATGA
- a CDS encoding ATP-dependent Clp protease ATP-binding subunit, whose translation MEAKFSNRVKEVIGFSREEALRLGHDYIGTEHLVLGMIREGEGVALALLKKLGVSLDELRVTIEQVTKGTATNNIKNLANIPLTRQSEKVLKITYLEAKIFKSPLIGTEHLLLSILRDPDNLASQILAKFNVNYEIVKEMLEYQSSGTKPHAGPDTEDDDERSMFSGGSQQGKDPKSAEKSRTPVLDNFGRDLTKMAELGKLDPIVGREKEIERVAQVLSRRKKNNPVLIGEPGVGKTAIAEGLALRIVQKKVSRVLFGKRVVTLDLASLVAGTKYRGQFEERMKAVMNELEKSPEVILFIDELHTIVGAGGASGSLDASNMFKPALARGDIQCIGATTLDEYRQYIEKDGALARRFQIVMVDAPSVEETIEILNNIKDKYEDHHHVNYTDEAIAQAVKLSERYITDRFLPDKAIDVLDEVGARVHISNITVPEDIVVLEQQIEEVKKQKKLVVKSQKYEEAAQLRDREKKLLDQLDRAKIAWEEETKKRRYTVTDDNVAEVVAMMTGIPVNRVAQNEGQKLLGMADELKAKVIGQNNPIEKLTKAIQRTRVGLKDPKKPIGSFIFLGPTGVGKTELAKVLSTYLFDKDDSLVRIDMSEYMEKFSVSRLIGAPPGYVGYEEGGQLTEKIRRKPYSVVLLDEIEKAHPDVFNLLLQVLDDGILTDGLGRRVDFRNTIIIMTSNIGVRDLKDFGSGIGFATKAKTENQDDMMKTTIQNALRKAFSPEFLNRLDDVIVFNTLQREDIHRIIDISLGKLFNRITTLGYKVELTEKAKDFLSEKGYDQQYGARPLNRAIQKYLEDPVAEEILKGDLREGDTLLADHEDGSENLVITVKKKEEEVIN comes from the coding sequence ATGGAAGCAAAATTTTCAAATCGCGTAAAAGAAGTCATCGGATTCAGCCGTGAGGAAGCCCTCCGTTTGGGACATGATTATATCGGTACAGAGCATCTCGTTTTGGGGATGATCAGAGAGGGTGAGGGCGTGGCATTGGCCCTGTTAAAAAAACTGGGCGTTTCGTTGGACGAATTGCGCGTGACAATTGAGCAAGTTACCAAAGGAACCGCGACCAACAATATCAAAAACTTGGCCAACATTCCTTTGACCCGCCAGTCGGAGAAGGTGTTGAAAATAACCTACTTAGAAGCAAAAATTTTTAAAAGCCCACTCATTGGCACGGAGCACCTACTCCTGTCCATTCTGCGTGACCCAGATAATTTGGCCTCGCAGATTTTAGCCAAGTTTAATGTTAACTACGAAATCGTTAAGGAAATGTTAGAGTATCAATCATCAGGCACCAAACCCCACGCGGGTCCCGATACTGAGGACGACGATGAACGGAGCATGTTCAGCGGCGGTTCGCAGCAAGGAAAAGACCCCAAAAGTGCCGAAAAGTCGCGTACACCAGTATTAGACAATTTCGGCCGTGACCTTACGAAGATGGCCGAATTGGGTAAGTTAGACCCGATTGTAGGTCGTGAAAAAGAAATCGAACGTGTAGCCCAAGTACTTAGCCGCCGTAAGAAAAATAACCCAGTCCTCATTGGAGAACCTGGTGTTGGTAAAACGGCGATTGCCGAAGGTTTGGCACTTAGAATTGTACAAAAGAAAGTATCGCGTGTGCTGTTTGGCAAACGCGTTGTGACGCTTGACCTTGCTTCGCTTGTGGCAGGTACCAAATACCGTGGCCAATTTGAAGAGCGTATGAAAGCTGTGATGAACGAATTGGAAAAATCACCCGAAGTGATTTTGTTCATCGACGAGCTACATACCATTGTAGGGGCAGGGGGAGCATCAGGTTCGTTGGATGCCTCCAATATGTTCAAACCAGCGTTAGCACGGGGCGACATCCAATGTATTGGTGCCACCACGCTCGACGAATACCGTCAGTACATTGAGAAAGATGGAGCCTTGGCCCGTCGTTTTCAAATTGTAATGGTGGACGCGCCAAGCGTAGAGGAAACGATTGAAATCCTCAATAATATCAAAGATAAGTACGAAGACCACCACCACGTAAACTATACCGACGAGGCCATAGCACAAGCGGTGAAATTGTCGGAACGTTATATTACCGACCGTTTCTTGCCCGATAAAGCCATCGACGTATTGGACGAGGTAGGTGCACGCGTACACATCAGCAATATCACCGTGCCAGAAGACATTGTGGTGTTGGAACAACAAATCGAGGAGGTGAAGAAACAAAAAAAACTCGTCGTGAAAAGTCAGAAATACGAAGAAGCTGCGCAACTCCGCGACCGCGAGAAGAAGCTTCTTGACCAACTCGACCGCGCTAAAATTGCCTGGGAAGAGGAAACCAAAAAGCGTCGTTATACCGTGACAGACGATAACGTAGCGGAAGTAGTAGCGATGATGACGGGTATTCCCGTAAACCGCGTTGCTCAAAACGAAGGCCAAAAGTTGTTGGGAATGGCCGACGAACTCAAAGCGAAAGTCATTGGCCAAAATAACCCAATTGAAAAATTGACGAAGGCCATTCAGCGGACTCGTGTAGGTTTGAAAGACCCGAAAAAGCCAATTGGTTCGTTTATTTTCCTTGGTCCAACAGGGGTAGGAAAAACAGAATTAGCCAAAGTACTTTCGACCTATCTTTTTGACAAAGACGATTCGTTGGTGCGCATTGATATGAGCGAATACATGGAGAAATTCAGCGTGTCTCGCCTCATCGGAGCGCCTCCAGGCTACGTTGGGTACGAAGAAGGTGGACAGTTGACGGAGAAAATTCGCCGTAAGCCTTACAGTGTAGTGTTGTTGGACGAAATCGAAAAAGCGCACCCCGATGTATTTAACCTTTTGCTTCAAGTACTTGACGATGGTATTTTGACAGACGGTTTGGGTCGTCGTGTGGATTTCCGCAATACGATTATTATTATGACATCAAACATTGGGGTACGTGATTTGAAAGACTTCGGCTCAGGTATCGGATTTGCTACCAAAGCAAAAACTGAAAACCAAGACGATATGATGAAAACCACGATTCAGAATGCCTTGAGAAAAGCATTTTCTCCAGAGTTTTTGAACCGTTTGGACGATGTGATTGTGTTTAATACGCTTCAGCGCGAAGACATTCACCGCATCATCGACATCTCGTTGGGTAAACTTTTCAATCGCATCACTACTTTGGGATATAAAGTTGAGTTGACTGAAAAAGCAAAAGACTTTTTGTCAGAAAAAGGATATGACCAACAGTACGGTGCGCGTCCGCTCAATCGTGCCATCCAAAAATACCTTGAAGATCCCGTGGCGGAAGAAATTCTCAAGGGCGATCTTCGCGAAGGAGATACGTTATTGGCCGACCACGAAGACGGAAGCGAGAATCTCGTGATTACGGTGAAGAAAAAAGAGGAAGAAGTGATTAACTAA
- a CDS encoding polyphosphate polymerase domain-containing protein → MIERFLDSFSKISLNDMESTRLMNRIDFKYMFRKDDLGDILTQLQPYYHVLRMSSKTVFRYDTLYFDTPERLFYHQHLHGKLNRYKVRARRYVDTDAQFLEVKLKDNKRRTIKKRIAIEELSLDLCPTSTDFLDNIAGDFSAMTLEPTVWVYYHRFTLVNKTCPERVTFDLNMWFRWQDQSGIYPHIVVAEAKQRTYFQSPFTLLMRDLGIREGGLSKYCLGLMSVEPGIKANLFKPMYSKIHRLNEY, encoded by the coding sequence ATGATTGAACGTTTTCTTGATTCGTTTTCTAAGATTTCGCTCAACGATATGGAATCAACGCGTTTGATGAACCGTATCGACTTTAAATACATGTTTCGTAAAGATGATTTGGGCGATATACTGACACAATTGCAACCCTATTACCACGTTTTGCGGATGAGTTCCAAAACGGTTTTTCGTTACGATACCCTTTATTTTGACACACCCGAACGCTTGTTTTACCACCAGCATTTGCATGGCAAGCTCAATCGATACAAAGTGCGAGCTAGGCGATATGTGGACACGGACGCACAGTTTTTGGAAGTGAAATTAAAGGACAATAAGCGACGAACCATAAAAAAACGGATAGCCATCGAAGAGTTGTCGTTGGATTTGTGCCCAACCAGCACAGATTTTTTGGATAATATAGCGGGCGATTTTTCAGCAATGACCCTAGAACCAACGGTTTGGGTGTATTATCACCGATTTACGCTGGTGAATAAAACTTGCCCTGAACGCGTGACATTTGACCTCAATATGTGGTTTCGTTGGCAAGACCAATCTGGAATTTACCCGCATATTGTGGTGGCAGAAGCGAAGCAGCGTACGTATTTTCAAAGTCCTTTTACCCTGTTGATGAGGGATTTGGGCATTAGGGAAGGGGGATTGAGCAAATATTGCTTGGGTTTGATGAGCGTTGAACCAGGCATAAAGGCAAATCTTTTTAAACCCATGTACTCAAAAATCCATCGATTAAACGAATATTGA
- a CDS encoding DUF4956 domain-containing protein, with amino-acid sequence MSNDLPYELFFQLGLDLMSMAILLRLIYFPIYRNTEFVFTFLIFNLIIFSVTYLLNKVEVSMGAAFGLFAVFSMLRYRTEGISTRNMTYLFLVIALGLIHGISTNSAGITAIITTLLLLLTFILESNFLYRRQSTKEIMYDKISLTAKCHRQALIEDLQERTGLRIIRVEVEKLDFLRDMAYLRVYYYE; translated from the coding sequence ATGTCGAACGATTTACCATACGAACTGTTTTTTCAACTTGGCCTTGATTTGATGAGCATGGCCATTTTGCTACGTTTGATTTATTTTCCAATCTATCGCAACACTGAGTTTGTCTTTACTTTTCTCATTTTCAACCTTATTATCTTTTCGGTTACGTATTTGCTGAACAAGGTGGAGGTATCGATGGGGGCGGCTTTTGGGTTGTTTGCGGTGTTTTCGATGCTAAGGTATCGAACGGAGGGTATTTCGACTCGGAATATGACGTACCTGTTTTTGGTAATTGCTTTAGGGCTAATTCACGGTATTTCGACCAATTCAGCAGGTATTACGGCCATCATAACGACGCTATTGTTGTTGTTAACGTTTATTCTGGAAAGCAATTTCTTGTACCGTCGCCAATCGACGAAAGAGATTATGTACGATAAAATCTCGTTGACGGCCAAGTGTCACCGTCAAGCGCTGATTGAAGATTTGCAAGAGCGAACGGGCCTACGAATCATTCGAGTAGAGGTAGAAAAACTCGATTTCTTGCGAGACATGGCCTATCTTCGGGTATATTATTACGAATAA
- a CDS encoding VOC family protein produces MNLNLSRIQHLGIPVADLVRSEAFYNRLGFTNVMSSTFQHEGGEGKVAMMKQGDIIIEIYQMPDVALDEIRARRDGHIDHVAFDVEDIDATFELLKKEGFNIIEESPVFLAFWHKGCKYFNITGPDGERLEFNQIL; encoded by the coding sequence ATGAATCTCAATTTAAGCCGTATTCAACACCTTGGAATACCCGTAGCAGACTTGGTACGCTCAGAAGCTTTTTATAACCGTTTAGGTTTTACCAATGTGATGTCTTCTACTTTTCAGCACGAAGGAGGGGAGGGGAAAGTGGCCATGATGAAACAAGGAGACATCATCATTGAGATTTATCAGATGCCCGACGTTGCCTTAGATGAGATTCGTGCCCGCCGAGACGGTCACATCGACCACGTAGCGTTTGATGTCGAGGACATTGATGCGACATTTGAGCTTTTGAAAAAAGAAGGCTTTAACATCATCGAAGAATCCCCCGTTTTTCTTGCTTTTTGGCACAAAGGCTGTAAATACTTCAATATCACGGGCCCTGACGGTGAGCGCTTGGAATTTAACCAGATTTTGTAA
- a CDS encoding LytTR family DNA-binding domain-containing protein, with amino-acid sequence MLQRIQNWLSQPYMAYTIGWHNWPLVAGSCVFPFLFLYIFEPFTLYTITDPFYKLSLISGFAAGPPFCVIFMIEILGRIFPKVYHEKGWTVGSEILFVMGLILLIAICNFANVVLQNSDKIPATAEGFGMMLLFTAIISFFPAVAFVWFRYYRLNRQYSRPAKVMETALTEEPHEEKEETRISPSFLTLMAENGKDKVILTPQNLCYIEADDNYVTVVYQEPNGKLKKELLRSSLSKVESQIQVSYIRRCHRSYLVNLQKVYKVSGNAQGYKLHLWQVAEPLPVSRGYAKQVVLAS; translated from the coding sequence GTGCTTCAAAGAATCCAAAATTGGCTTTCTCAGCCTTACATGGCTTATACTATTGGCTGGCACAATTGGCCTTTGGTGGCAGGGTCATGCGTATTCCCGTTTTTGTTTTTATACATATTTGAGCCCTTTACTTTATACACAATTACCGATCCGTTCTACAAATTAAGCCTCATTTCGGGTTTTGCGGCTGGGCCTCCTTTTTGTGTTATCTTCATGATTGAAATATTGGGTCGTATTTTTCCAAAAGTTTATCACGAAAAAGGTTGGACAGTAGGGAGCGAAATTCTGTTTGTGATGGGGCTTATATTATTGATTGCAATCTGCAATTTTGCCAATGTCGTCCTTCAAAACTCCGATAAAATTCCCGCCACTGCGGAGGGGTTCGGAATGATGCTTCTATTTACAGCTATTATCAGTTTTTTTCCAGCAGTAGCCTTTGTGTGGTTTCGATATTACAGGCTTAATCGTCAATACAGCCGCCCAGCTAAAGTGATGGAAACCGCGCTCACTGAAGAGCCCCATGAAGAAAAGGAGGAAACAAGAATTTCGCCTTCTTTTCTGACTTTAATGGCTGAAAATGGAAAGGACAAAGTGATTTTAACTCCTCAAAACTTATGTTACATCGAAGCCGATGATAACTACGTCACGGTCGTTTACCAAGAGCCAAATGGGAAATTGAAAAAGGAACTTTTGAGAAGCAGCCTTAGTAAAGTAGAATCTCAAATTCAGGTTTCCTACATTCGGCGTTGTCATCGCTCGTATTTGGTCAATCTTCAGAAAGTATATAAAGTGTCGGGAAACGCGCAGGGGTATAAACTGCACCTTTGGCAAGTAGCCGAACCCTTGCCAGTTTCCAGAGGATACGCTAAACAAGTGGTACTGGCGTCCTAA
- a CDS encoding acyltransferase yields the protein MRTTTAYLSNLTPLRGIAALLTVIFHVDLMLGMGGDMLLKFKDSLLFTRLYLMVDFFFVLSGFIMMHVYGKWFSDSVLGNDFKRFTIARFARVYPLHFVTLLYCIGLKIIMLVNNAPANPMDTVSNDFSTIPSHLLLLHSMNVNEWFTWNNASWSISTEWWMYMLFPFLVKPFSKLGALGRIMVVFACFAGYLAITFWIVPLVTEPASIPFVRVDPALLSINVSYQFGFLRCLFGFVLGMMMYAGYQENWGKSWLVNGYSFLLLTVGLVLCMHFAVPDVFTVSFFPLMILSAAYGSPNLNTFLGTNILQRLGDWSFSIYLVHQPLMYTIQAIMTLTAPSEAVGPPSKPDMLTGWLICLVFIGITLVVSYLTYRFVEVPARQWINKSGQVIST from the coding sequence ATGAGAACAACTACTGCCTATCTATCTAACCTCACACCACTGCGTGGAATTGCGGCTTTGCTTACGGTTATTTTTCACGTTGATTTGATGCTCGGCATGGGAGGTGATATGTTGCTTAAATTCAAAGACTCTTTGCTCTTTACCCGCTTGTACCTGATGGTGGACTTTTTCTTTGTATTAAGTGGATTTATCATGATGCACGTATATGGCAAATGGTTTTCCGATTCGGTGTTGGGTAATGATTTTAAACGCTTTACCATTGCGCGTTTTGCGCGGGTGTATCCGTTACATTTTGTTACGTTGCTCTATTGTATTGGCCTCAAAATCATCATGTTGGTCAACAATGCCCCCGCCAATCCGATGGATACCGTCAGCAACGATTTTTCGACCATTCCGAGTCATTTATTACTGCTCCACAGCATGAATGTAAACGAGTGGTTTACGTGGAACAACGCCTCATGGTCAATCAGTACTGAATGGTGGATGTATATGCTGTTTCCATTTTTAGTAAAACCATTTTCAAAATTAGGGGCGTTAGGCAGAATAATGGTCGTGTTTGCCTGTTTTGCGGGCTATTTGGCCATTACGTTCTGGATTGTTCCGTTGGTTACAGAGCCTGCTTCAATTCCATTTGTACGGGTTGACCCCGCGTTGTTGAGTATCAATGTATCCTACCAATTTGGCTTTTTGCGATGTTTGTTTGGCTTTGTGTTGGGTATGATGATGTATGCTGGTTATCAGGAAAACTGGGGAAAAAGCTGGCTTGTCAACGGCTACTCATTTCTATTGCTCACTGTAGGTTTGGTGCTCTGTATGCACTTTGCAGTACCAGATGTCTTTACGGTTTCGTTTTTTCCGCTGATGATTTTGTCGGCTGCGTATGGAAGCCCAAATTTGAATACTTTTTTGGGTACCAATATTTTACAACGTTTAGGTGATTGGTCGTTTTCGATTTATTTGGTGCATCAACCACTTATGTACACCATTCAAGCTATCATGACACTGACCGCTCCTTCTGAAGCTGTTGGCCCGCCATCCAAACCAGATATGCTCACGGGCTGGTTGATATGTTTGGTATTTATCGGCATTACGCTGGTAGTATCGTATCTCACATATCGGTTTGTAGAAGTGCCCGCGCGGCAGTGGATAAACAAATCGGGTCAAGTAATTAGCACATGA
- a CDS encoding c-type cytochrome → MKKQISILALAVFGTAVLMSISPLAVSTARLGGGTGELYTQAQIEKGKYLVGIMGCADCHAPKKMTAQGPIPDPDLGLSGHPAKIPMGKVVKTQDWVLFHPMNTIAVGPWGATFSANLTPHATGIGSWSEEQFIIAMTEGKSKGIRSARPLLPPMPWQNYVHAKKEDLIAIFAYLKSCKPVENVVPQPISPDKL, encoded by the coding sequence ATGAAAAAACAAATTTCAATCCTCGCTCTTGCAGTTTTCGGTACTGCAGTTTTAATGTCTATCAGTCCTCTCGCTGTATCGACGGCTCGTCTCGGTGGTGGGACGGGGGAGTTGTACACCCAAGCCCAAATCGAAAAGGGCAAGTACTTGGTCGGAATTATGGGATGTGCAGATTGCCACGCACCCAAAAAAATGACCGCCCAAGGGCCAATTCCTGACCCTGATTTGGGATTGAGCGGACATCCCGCCAAAATACCGATGGGTAAAGTAGTGAAAACCCAAGATTGGGTATTGTTTCACCCCATGAACACCATTGCTGTTGGGCCTTGGGGAGCCACCTTTTCGGCAAATCTTACCCCCCATGCTACGGGTATTGGCAGTTGGTCGGAAGAGCAGTTTATCATTGCCATGACCGAAGGTAAAAGCAAGGGCATTCGTTCGGCTCGCCCTCTGTTACCACCGATGCCTTGGCAAAACTATGTTCATGCGAAAAAAGAAGATTTGATAGCGATTTTTGCCTATTTAAAAAGCTGTAAGCCCGTTGAAAACGTTGTTCCACAGCCGATTAGTCCTGATAAGTTGTAA
- a CDS encoding nuclear transport factor 2 family protein — MKETFLILFTSLLSFITSFAQTDPREVEIRRLENLEREATMRGDSATLFGKIWSNEMVVNTPANRVGTVEGSKMQLRTGNLAYSSFVRNIEKMTFNDNIAMVMGEEITKPQGIQQHAGKTVTRRFTNIWKYANNQWCMIGRQATIIKVE; from the coding sequence ATGAAAGAAACATTTCTCATTCTCTTCACTTCTCTCTTATCATTCATCACTTCATTTGCTCAAACCGACCCACGCGAAGTCGAAATACGCCGTCTTGAAAACCTCGAACGTGAGGCTACAATGCGTGGAGATTCAGCAACGTTGTTTGGCAAAATTTGGTCGAACGAAATGGTGGTAAACACGCCTGCAAATCGCGTCGGAACAGTAGAAGGCTCCAAAATGCAACTACGCACAGGAAATTTAGCATACAGCTCGTTTGTGCGAAATATCGAAAAAATGACTTTCAATGATAACATTGCGATGGTGATGGGGGAGGAAATCACCAAACCGCAAGGAATCCAACAACATGCAGGCAAGACCGTTACCCGTCGTTTTACTAATATTTGGAAATACGCAAATAATCAATGGTGTATGATTGGACGACAGGCTACAATTATAAAAGTGGAGTAA
- a CDS encoding kelch repeat-containing protein: MNSTHLKISLLGLMMGFAHLASSQSTTSWETAQTANSCTARHENAFTKVGDKLYLIGGRGTRPVDEFDPKTNAWKQLAAPPVEMNHFQAIEYNNEAYVMGAFMGQYPHEKPLTSIYIFNPAKNEWREGTAIPADRLRGATGAVNYNNKLYLVCGIQDGHYDGHVGWLDEFDPKTNTWRKLPDAPHVRDHVSVAVINDKLYVAGGRRSTARINQVLNLTEPAVDVFDFKTNTWTTLPADLNLPTQRAGNMAVPFGYKLLIMGGESPAQVEAHAEVEALNTKTMKWEKLPNLNKGRHGTGATIYKKKVYVAAGSGNRGGGPELTSMEILK, encoded by the coding sequence ATGAACTCAACTCACCTTAAAATAAGCCTTTTGGGCTTAATGATGGGCTTTGCGCACCTTGCATCGTCTCAGAGCACGACTAGCTGGGAAACGGCGCAGACCGCCAATAGCTGCACCGCACGGCACGAAAATGCGTTTACCAAAGTCGGGGATAAATTATACCTGATTGGTGGACGAGGCACACGCCCCGTCGATGAATTTGACCCCAAGACCAATGCGTGGAAACAACTCGCGGCTCCTCCCGTGGAAATGAACCATTTTCAGGCGATTGAATACAACAACGAAGCCTACGTCATGGGCGCATTTATGGGACAATACCCGCACGAAAAACCGTTGACGTCCATCTATATTTTTAATCCTGCCAAAAACGAGTGGCGTGAAGGCACTGCTATTCCTGCGGATAGGCTTCGAGGGGCGACGGGGGCCGTAAATTACAACAACAAGCTCTATTTGGTGTGCGGCATTCAGGATGGACATTACGATGGGCACGTGGGCTGGCTCGACGAATTTGACCCCAAAACCAATACGTGGCGTAAACTTCCCGACGCGCCACACGTGCGTGACCACGTTTCGGTGGCCGTCATTAACGATAAACTCTACGTGGCGGGTGGTCGCCGCTCGACGGCGCGCATCAATCAGGTGCTCAACCTCACTGAACCCGCCGTGGATGTCTTTGATTTTAAAACAAATACGTGGACAACTTTACCCGCTGACTTAAACTTGCCAACGCAGCGGGCGGGAAACATGGCCGTGCCTTTTGGGTATAAATTGTTGATTATGGGGGGAGAAAGCCCCGCTCAAGTGGAAGCCCACGCGGAAGTTGAGGCACTGAATACCAAAACGATGAAGTGGGAAAAATTACCCAACCTCAACAAAGGCCGTCACGGAACAGGCGCGACGATTTATAAGAAAAAGGTATATGTAGCGGCAGGTTCGGGCAACCGAGGTGGCGGGCCTGAACTGACATCAATGGAAATTTTGAAATAA